The genome window CAAGCAGGTCAGAGCAGGGCAGCTGGAATCCATGACTCCTGGGGTCCATCCCTggtttggggaagggagtggggtcgagcagggggagctggggtcAGGTCTCCTGTGTGATCATAGTTAGTctgtctatgcctcagtttttccTCCATAAAATGGGTGTAGTGGTCCCGTGCCCTTATACGGGGGTTGTGCGGATAATTTAAAGTTGGCTAAGAGGGGTCGGATAGTCTGGCAATTGGGGTGGGGTGGCGCAAAGACATACCTACAAGTACGATAGAAAGGACAGTCCCATTTGGGATGGCGGCACAGAGACTGGAAGTTATGTCTGGCAGGTTCATTCCACAGCGGCAGAGATTCTCCTCCAAGGATCCACTCCGGAGAGCAGCTTTAGGGCCTGAGCCGGAGGCTGGTTGGTCACTGCAGATCCCACATCCCCCTTTGGCTGCCCACGTCCTAGCCGTCCTCATGGGCTCCGACTCCCTGCTGGGTTACCCCAAGATGAAGGTCTACAGAGAAAAAGGTAACACCTGCATGGCACCCAGGGTACCAAAGAAACAGACCCTGCGGGCCCCAGTGCAACTTCACGGGCCCTACACACTAGCTAGTCACACCGTGGAGAtatccccttctcccacccaccGCAGGGAGACTTGCAAttcccactgccctctgctgccctgtGCCCAGGATACTGCATAGCCagacctgccccttcccctcccccttccccaccccatcgcaccctctgctgccctgTGCCCAGGATACTGCATAGCCagacctgccccttcccctcccccttccccaccccaccccaccccatcgcATCGCACCCTCTGCTTCCCTGTGCCCAGGATACTGTATAGCCagacctgccccttcccctcccccttccccaccccatcgcaccctctgctgccctgTGCCCAGGATACTGCATAGCCagacctgccccttccccatcccgttccccaccccaccccatcgcatcgcaccctctgctgccctgTGCCCAGGATACTGCATAGCCagacctgccccttcccctcccccttccccaccccaccccaccccatcgcaccctctgctgccctgTGCCCAGGATACTGCATAGCCagacctgccccttccccaccccaccccaccccatcgcATCGCACCCTCTGCTTCCCTGTGCCCAGGATACTGCATAgccgccctttccccaccccaccctctgctgcccctagtgcctaTTGTACAGTATAGCTGCCCCTTCCGACCTCTCACAATCTGGGTCTTGGGGATCCCTGTCCTCTCCCAAGTCTCTGATTATAAATAggactgtcaagcaattaaaaaaattaattgtcattaatcgtgcaattaatcacggtcttaaacaataatagaataccatttatttaaatattttatatgttttctccatattcaaatatattaatttcaattacaacacagaatacaaacgtacagtgctcactgtatatatattttgatttcaaatatttctactgtaaaaaacaaaagaaatagtatttttcaattcacctaatacaagtactgtagtgcaatctctttatcatgaaagttgaacttagaaatgtagaattatgtacaaaaaaactgcactcaaaagcaaaacaatggaAAACGAGAGCctaaagtccactcagtccttcttgttgttcagccaatcgctgagacaaacaagtttacatattcaggagataatgctgcctgcttcttgtttataatgtcagctgaaagtgagaacagtcattcacatggcactgttgtagccgacgatgcaaaatatttacatgccagatgtgctaaagattcttacgtcccttcatgcttcaaccaccattccaggggacatgtgtccatgcctgataacaatccaaagcagggcggaccgacacatgttcattttcatcaactGAGTCAGacaccaccagcagaaagttgattttcttttttggtggttcgggttctgtagtttccgcatcagagtgttgctcttttaaaacttctgaaagaatgttccacacctcgtccctctcagattttggaaggcacttcagatttttaaaccttgaatctagtgctgtagctatctttagaaacctcacattggtaccttctttgtgttttgtcaaatctgcaatgaaagtgttcttaaaacgaacatgtccAGCACCTccgagtcatcatctgagactgctgtaagatgaaatatatggcagcatgcgagtaaaacacagagcaggagacatacaattcttccctaaggagttcagtcacaaatttaattaatgcatttttttaacgagtgtcatcagcatggaagcatgtcctctggaatggtggtcaaagcatgaaggggcataagaatgtttagcacatctagcacataaataccttgtgatgccagctacaacagtcccacatgaacacctgttctcacttgcaggtgacattgtaaataagaagcaggcagcattatctccctcaaatgtaaataaacttgtttgtcttagcgattagctgaacaagcaataggactgagtggacttacaggctctaaagttgtacattgttttgttttggtgtgcagttatggaacaaaaaacccctacatttgtaagttgcattttcatgataaagagattgcactacagtacttttatgaggtgaattggaaaagactatttcttttgtttatcatttttacagtgcaaatatttgtaataaataataatctaaagtgagctctgtacactttgtattccgtgCTGTAAttgtaatcaatatattttaaaatgtagaagaacatccaaaatatttaataaatttcagttggtattctattgtttaacagtgcaattaaaactgattaatcacaattaaattttaaatcacatttaatttttttgagttaatcgcgtgagttaactgcgagtaatcgacagccctaattgtaAATGTTTTTATGTTCTATGAGACTCTCTGCCCAGGGTCCTCCCTGCTGTAGTTCGCCCGAGAAAGGGGAATGGAGGAGCTCTTGTTTGAGCATCTGCAATAGGTTTTACTGCTTCTATCTGTAAGCCTAGGATCTCACCTGCTGGGCTGTCTCTCTCCGCAGAGGATGTCACTCTGGACCCAGACACAGCTCACCCCAGTCTGACCCTTTCCAAGGACCGGAGAAGTGTGACAGCCACAAACACAAGGCTGGCTCTGGCCAATGACCCGGGGAGATTCGACGTTTACTCCTGCGTGCTGGGCTCTGCTGGCTACATATCAGGGACGCATTACTGGGACGTGGAGGTGGCCggcacagggggctgggctctgggtgtCACCAGGGAGTCCGCCAGCAGGAAGGGATGGTTCAATTTCAGTCCCGAGCAAGGCACCTGGGCCATCCAGCTCTCCGTGGGCCAGTACCGGGAAGTCACCGCAGAATGGAGCCCGCTGGAcccgccccagagccccagcaaGATCAGAGTGTATTTGGACTATGAAGAAGGGGTCGTGTGCTTCTATGATGCAGACACCATGGCCCCCATCCACGCCTTCAGCTCCTCTTTCAAGGGGAAGATCTACCCGTTCTTCTGGGTCTGGTCTGTAGGGACTTCCCTTAGACTCTGTCCCCCCGCAACTCTCCAATAACTGAGGGCACGGTCTCGAGGCTGCTGACTTTTCGATGGACATTGGATAGTGTTTTGTTTCAGCCAGAGATGGAAGTGTGAACACCGTAACGCGTCTGGATTTTAgcctatgcagggccggctccaggcaccagccgaccaagcatgtgcttggggcggcaccttagaaggggcagccaatgttggggtggcggggggcactcgcggtgtttttgttttttgttcagcggggcggcgctcgaggggtttttttgtttgttttggctgggcagcacggggagtgtttcggcggcgcggcactggggggcgggagggatctGGGCGGCCCGGCGTGGCGCGGCGCACCAGGGGgtcgggggtttgggcagcccagcctggcactcGGGCAGGGGTTTCGtcggcccggcgcggcgctggggggaggtcagcggcgcggcgctcggggggcgggggggggggggtttacagcggggcggcgctcttctcttttgcctgggacggcaaaaaagttagagccggccctgagcctaTGAGGCAGCATCTCCCATAAACACCTCTGTTTTGCCTGCCACGCTGCCCCTTGTGCATGAATGGGAAATGCTCCCTAATAAAACTCAATCAGCCGttacctcctccttccccttcttaATTGCCGTCTCTGCCACGAGGCCTCCAGAACTCAGGCTGGTGATCAGGGCGAGGCAGGTGATCTGCTGTGACTAGAACTCTTCTTCATCTTTCCTATCCTACTCTACCTCCAATTGAAAAGAAATACACCTGGTCCCCCTGTAGCTAGCTAAGCTGGTCCAATTCTTCCCTGTACCGTGGAGAAATGAGAATTCGGCCTTAGCACAAACATTCCTTGTTTTGTTCTAGAGGGAATTGATATAGATAAGATGGCAATGCAGGTCTTTCCTTCTAGGGGT of Chrysemys picta bellii isolate R12L10 chromosome 11, ASM1138683v2, whole genome shotgun sequence contains these proteins:
- the LOC112061050 gene encoding E3 ubiquitin-protein ligase TRIM7-like, whose protein sequence is MGSDSLLGYPKMKVYREKEDVTLDPDTAHPSLTLSKDRRSVTATNTRLALANDPGRFDVYSCVLGSAGYISGTHYWDVEVAGTGGWALGVTRESASRKGWFNFSPEQGTWAIQLSVGQYREVTAEWSPLDPPQSPSKIRVYLDYEEGVVCFYDADTMAPIHAFSSSFKGKIYPFFWVWSVGTSLRLCPPATLQ